One window from the genome of Musa acuminata AAA Group cultivar baxijiao chromosome BXJ1-4, Cavendish_Baxijiao_AAA, whole genome shotgun sequence encodes:
- the LOC103983194 gene encoding protein S-acyltransferase 24 — MASEIEVVEEASGAGGGAAPGGGGGAGAQEALKNDVYTAAAYGDLEKLQRLVEEEGCSVSEADGAGYYALQWAALNNRTAAAQYIIEHGGDVNATDNTGQTALHWSAVRGHVQVAELLLKEGARVDVADLYGYQTTHVAAQYGQTAFLYHIVTKWDADPDVPDNDGRSPLHWAAYKGFADCVRLLLFLDAYRGRQDKEGCTPLHWAAIRGNLEACTVLVQAGKKEDLMITDNTGLTPAQLASDKGHRQVAFFLGNARQVFDRRCDANSHLGKLSKLGLAPALWCIIIAMLFTYIHSVIAGSYNLKLTPIFGLCAWLGVLLATAGLFMFYKCSRKDPGFINRNARDAQSLRDDEPLLKMELNHPALLAGNWSQLCATCKIVRPIRAKHCSTCDRCVEQFDHHCPWVSNCIGKKNKWDFFMFLVLEVSAMIITGVVTIATIVKDPSPPSFGGWLNHNATEHLGALSFLIMDFFLFFGVAVLTVVQASQISQNITTNEVANSTRYSYLKGPGGLFRNPYDHGIHKNCSDFWIKGYNEDVELPEQIPPSEEMGMIQMTRSTDSQNGESHSHQSNNVNVCVDGQSKSSRTHGHVNGKNDRAPHGLGLGVGRNARHNTRSILPL; from the exons ATGGCGTCGGAGATCGAGGTGGTGGAGGAGGCCAGCGGGGCCGGAGGAGGAGCGGCGccaggaggcggaggaggggctGGTGCTCAGGAGGCGTTGAAGAACGATGTGTACACTGCCGCGGCGTACGGCGATCTGGAGAAGCTACAGCGgctggtggaggaggaggggtgTTCCGTCTCCGAGGCGGATGGCGCCGGGTACTACGCCCTCCAGTGGGCCGCCCTCAATAACCGCACCGCCGCTGCCCAGTACATCATCGAG CACGGAGGAGATGTCAACGCCACCGACAACACGGGGCAGACCGCGCTCCATTGGAGTGCAGTGCGGGGACACGTCCAGGTTGCTGAGTTATTGTTGAAAGAAGGTGCTCGTGTTGATGTGGCAGACTTGTATGGATATCAG ACTACCCATGTCGCAGCACAATACGGCCAGACAGCATTTCTCTATCATATTGTTACAAAGTGGGATGCTGATCCAGATGTCCCTGATAATGATGGAAGAAGCCCTTTGCACTG GGCTGCTTACAAGGGATTTGCTGACTGTGTGCGCCTTCTTCTATTTCTCGATGCTTATAGGGGACGACAAGATAAAGAAG GTTGCACCCCACTTCACTGGGCTGCTATCAGAGGGAACCTGGAGGCATGTACAGTTCTAGTTCAAGCAGGGAAGAAAGAGGACCTCATGATCACAGATAATACGGGCTTAACACCTGCACAGCTTGCTTCAGATAAGGGTCATCGGCAAGTTGCTTTTTTCCTT GGCAATGCTAGACAGGTATTTGACAGGCGCTGTGATGCGAATAGCCACCTGGGAAAGCTATCAAAATTAGGACTTGCACCTGCTCTTTGGTGCATAATAATTGCTATGCTGTTTACATATATACATTCAGTCATTGCAG GTTCTTACAATTTGAAGTTAACACCTATATTTGGGCTTTGTGCCTGGTTGGGAGTTCTCCTGGCAACTGCAGGAttattcatgttttataaatGTAGTAG AAAAGATCCTGGCTTCATCAACAGGAATGCACGCGATGCACAAAGCCTTAGAGATGAT GAACCTTTATTGAAGATGGAGTTAAACCATCCTGCCCTGTTGGCTGGGAATTGGTCCCAACTGTGTGCAACATGCAAG ATTGTCAGGCCTATACGGGCAAAGCATTGTTCCACCTGTGATCGTTGCGTTGAGCAGTTTGATCATCACTGCCCTTGGGTATCAAATTGTATTGGCAAG AAAAATAAGTGGGACTTTTTCATGTTTCTTGTGCTGGAAGTTTCAGCTATGATAATTACTGGTGTAGTTACCATTGCAA CAATTGTGAAAGATCCTTCTCCACCATCTTTTGGTGGATGGTTGAATCATAATGCCACCGAGCATCTTGGGGCCTTATCATTTCTGATAAtggatttttttctcttctttggaGTTGCCGTCCTAACTGTCGTCCAAGCATCACAG atctcacAGAATATAACAACAAATGAAGTTGCAAATTCTACGAGGTACAGTTACCTCAAAGGGCCTGGTGGACTGTTCAGAAATCCATACGATCATGGCATTCACAAAAATTGCTCGGACTTCTGGATAAAGGGTTACAATGAAGATGTGGAGCTTCCAGAACAGATACCACCGTcagaagaaatggggatgattcAGATGACGAGAAGCACAGATTCACAGAATGGCGAGAGCCATTCCCATCAAAGTAATAACGTCAATGTCTGCGTCGACGGTCAGTCCAAAAGTTCAAGAACTCATGGACATGTTAATGGCAAGAATGACAGAGCCCCCCATGGGTTAGGCTTGGGTGTTGGTCGTAATGCTCGACACAACACACGGTCGATTCTGCCATTGTGA